One segment of Macaca fascicularis isolate 582-1 chromosome 2, T2T-MFA8v1.1 DNA contains the following:
- the CD200R1L gene encoding cell surface glycoprotein CD200 receptor 2 — protein sequence MDEKQITQNHSKVLAEVNISWPVQMARNAVLCCPPIAFRNLIIITWEIILRSQPSCTKSYRKETNETKETNCTDERITWVSTPDQNSDLQICPVAITHDGYYRCIMTTPEGNFHRGYHLQVLVTPEVTLFQSRNRTAACKAVAGKPAAQISWIPAGDCAPTEHEYWGNGTVTVKSTCHWEGHNVSTVTCHVSHLTGNKSLYIKLNSGLRTSGSPALDLLIILYVKLSLFVVILVTTGFVFFQRINYVR from the exons ATGGATGAAAAACAGATTACACAGAACCACTCAAAAGTACTCGCAGAAG ttAACATTTCATGGCCTGTACAGATGGCTAGAAATGCTGTGCTTTGTTGCCCTCCTATTGCGTTCAGAAATTTGATCATAATAACATGGGAAATAATCCTGAGAAGCCAGCCTTCCTGCACAAAATCCTacaggaaagaaacaaatgagaccAAGGAAACCAACTGTACTGATGAGAGAATAACCTGGGTCTCCACACCTGATCAGAATTCGGACCTTCAGATTTGCCCAGTGGCCATCACTCATGACGGGTATTACAGATGCATAATGACAACTCCCGAAGGGAATTTCCATCGTGGATATCACCTCCAAGTGCTAG TTACACCTGAAGTGACCCTGTTTCAAAGCAGGAATAGAACTGCAGCATGCAAGGCAGTTGCAGGGAAGCCAGCTGCGCAGATCTCCTGGATCCCAGCGGGGGATTGTGCCCCTACTGAGCATGAGTACTGGGGCAATGGCACAGTGACTGTTAAGAGTACATGCCACTGGGAAGGCCACAATGTGTCTACCGTGACCTGCCATGTCTCCCATTTGACTGGCAACAAGAGTCTATACATAAAGTTGAATTCAG GTCTCAGAACCTCAGGATCTCCAGCGTTGGACTTACTGATCATTCTTTATGTGAAACTCTCTCTTTTTGTGGTCATTCTGGTCACCACAGGATTTGTTTTCTTCCAGAGGATAAATTATGTCAGGTAG